The DNA sequence GCAATAGCACCGACATGGTATTTAGATACTAAGTGCATTAATTTCTTTTGCGCCTCTGCTTCTCCTCCTGAGCCATTATGAGGGAAAATGGCGGTATTCTCTAAAAGGTTTCCCTGATCATTGAGCACGACGGTTTTACAACCTGTTCGAAACCCTGGATCGATCGCGATTAAAGAGACCGCTCCCATAGGAGCAGCTAATAATAATTGGCGGACATTTTCTGCAAAAACACGGATCGCTTCGTCATCTGCTTTTTGTCTGGTAATGACACGCATTTCTGTTTCCATGGAGGGCTTTAACAAACGCTTGTAGCTATCCTGTGCTGCCAAACGAAGCTGATCTGCCACCTCGCCAACGCTTTTAATATATTTTTTTTCTATTTGTGGTAGTACATCCATTTCATCTATGGCGATATCCAGATGCAGCAATTCCTCTTTCTCGCCGCGACGCATGGCCAATACGCGATGCGATGGCGCGTCTTTGATCCACTCAGACCATTCGAAGTAATCTCTGTATTTCTGCGCGCTGGCTTCTTTACCAGCAACAACCCGACACACAAATTTTCCTTTTTTCTCTAACACACGACGTACCGTATTGCGTACATCCGCATCTTCGTTAATAATTTCTGCTACAATATCCCGTGCACCGGCCAAAGCCTGATCTATGGAATCAACTCCTTTTTCAACATCTACAAAAGCTTTCGCATGGGACTGTATCTGGCGAATATCTTGTGCCAATAATACTTCTGCCAATGGTAACAGGCCTTTTTCCCGGGCGATGGACGCACGTGTTTTGCGTTTGGGTTTGAAGGGCAAATAGATGTCTTCTAAAGCAGACATCGTTGCCACTGCCCGAATTTGGGCTTCCAAAGGTGCGGTTAGTTTACCCTGTTCCGTGATAGACTTAAGCACCGCATCTTTTCGTTTGTCTAGTTCTCGAAGTTGCTGCATACGATCCCGAATAGCAGCCACTTGTACCTCATCCAAACTTCCGGTCATTTCCTTACGGTATCTGGATATAAAAGGAATCGTGGCGCCTTCATCCAGCAATTGAATGGTGGTCTGCACTTGCTTAGTTTGAATATTCAGCTCTTGTGCTATACTATGTTCGGGAGACAACATATGGGTAAATAAGTTAAATGTTAGGAAATATCAAATTAGGGCATAGCAATGCTAGGCCAAAAAATCGGATGATATAGGATGGGTTTTGGAAAAGAAGATATACCGCTGTTTACGCTTCCTTAGACTCTGATGGTTCATCGGTAGTCGGAGTCGCCAAAGGCACATCTGCTATCTTCGTACTAGGATTGTGTTGGTGCGTTCCGGCAGGCGGAGCGAATTTTGGCAAAGTAGATTCTTGCTTAGGCTCAGCATGGGCACGCATTTGCTCAGACATGGAAGATGCTGTTGCTGTAGTAGTCGACGCTGGAAGTTTCTTAGGCTCTTCGACCTCAACATCCAGATCTTTCTCAAAATTATTAATCTGATCCGACAATTCACGCTTGATACCTTCAGAAGCATCTTTGAATTCGCGAATCCCTCTTCCCAAACCACGCGCCAATTCTGGCAATTTCTTTCCTCCAAACAAAAAAAGGATGACAATGATGATCAACATCATTTCTTGTGTCCCGATGTTTAAAAACGCTAAAGTCATGTCTTTGATACCAGTTTATTAAAGATGCTAATGTACGTAAAAGTTCAGAATTTAACAGACTAATCCTTGTAAAGATCTTGTAGGGCTTTTGTTCAAAAGTTAATAGAGGGATTTTACCGGGTTCTATTTACCTTTGGCCATAATTATTTTTACATGTTCGCTTCCATACGGAAAGATAAAGCTTTCTACATTAGCACGATAGCGCTCGCTGCGCCCATTGTCGTATCCCAGTTAGGGCATACGATGGTACATACTGCCGACACCATCATTGTAGGCCAATTTGCTGGTCGTATACCATTAGCAGCGGTATCATTGGTACATGCCGTCTTCATGGTAGTGTTGGTGATTGGCTTGGGCATTGCTTATGGCATCACGCCGCTAATTGCACAGTACAATGGAAAATCGGACTATAAGGAATGTGCTAAATTGCTTTCTAATAGTATCTGGCTGAATGTGCTAACCGGCATACTGCTTTTCTGCGCTGTGTATTGGGGATCGATGTATGCGATGCAACACACGGATCAGGATCCTTTGGTGGTAGAAACCGCCAAACCTTACCTTTTCATCTTAGGGCTATCTATTCTGCCGTTGATGATTTTTAATGCGTTTAAGCAGTTTACCGAAGGTTTAGGGTTTACAAAACAGGCGATGAATATCACCATTTGGGGTAATGTTTTGAATATCATCATCGCACTGGTACTCGTGCGCGGCATGTTTGGCTTTCCAGAGATGGGCATTCGCGGTGTGGGTATCGCTACCTTGGTAGACCGTATCCTAATGATGATTGTGATGGCTGCCTATGTATTAAAATCGAAGAACTTCAAACGTTATCTGCTGGATTTTTCCATTCGTTTTATAGACCGCACACGCATCAAAAGTATTTTTAAAATCGGGGCGCCGGTGGCCATGCAATATGTTTTTGAAATTGGTGCTTTTGCTACTGCTGCATTGATTGCCGGAAAAATTGGCGCATTGGAACAGGCGGCTCATCAGGTGGCGATTACCTTAGCGGCCATGACGTATATGATGGCGAGCGGACTTGCTTCTGCCGCTACCATAAAGACCGGAAATAGCTTTGGCACCGCCAATTTCCAGCGTTTGCAAAAGTTTGCGACGGTATCTTACCGCTTGGTGTTGGTCTTTATGATATTCTGGGCATTGATATTCGCGTTGTTCAATCAATATTTACCGATTGTAATTACGCAGGATTCGGAAGTCATCGCCATTGCAGCGAGTTTATTGATTATTGCCGGTATGTTCCAATTGTTTGATGGCACGCAAGTGGTAGGGCTGGGCGTATTACGTGGGATGGGAGATGTGAACGTACCGACTGCCATCACATTTATAGCCTACTGGATTGTTGGCGTGCCTAGCGCCTACGTAATGGGTCTAGTATTTGGCTGGGGCATCCAAGGAGTGTGGTACGGGTTGACGCTTGGCTTACTGACATCCACGGCACTATTATACTGGAGATACAAAACGATTATTCGCCAGAAAATGCAAAGCACCGTACGCTTGCAAACGCACGGTGCTTAACACAATCAATTAAATGTGGGGTGCTATACCGTACGATCCAGATCCCAGTTTTCCAGGTAATCTGCTACACGCTTGATAAATGTGCCGCCTAAGGCGCCATCAATCACGCGGTGATCGTACGACATGGTGATGTACATAAAGTGGCGAATGCCGATCAAATCTCCATCTGCCGTTTCGATTACTGCCGGCTTCTTCTTGATCGTTCCAACAGCCAGAATTGCAGCCTGCGGCTGGTTGATAATTGGCATGCCAAAAATATTTCCAAAAGCACCAATATTGGTAAAGGTGAAAGTACCACCCTGCGTATCATCGGGCTTTAATTTGTTGTTCCGAGCGCGTTGTGCTAGATCATTCACCGCGTGACTGATCCCTACCAAACTCAATTGATCTGCATTCTTGATCACAGGAACGATAAGATTTCCATTCGGCAAGGCCGTAGCCATTCCGATATTAATATGTTTGCGACGGATAATTTGGTAGCCATCTGCTGAAACATTGATCATTGGAAAATCTTTCAATGCTTTCGAAATAGCTTCTATAATTAACGGGGTGAATGTTATATTTTCCCCTTCCCTCTTTTTAAATCCTTCTTTAATCCGATTTCTCCAATTCACCAAGTTAGTAACATCTGCTTCTACCGCGGAGAATACATGAGGTGAAGTATGTACACTACTTACCATGTGATCTGCAATCAGTCGACGCATGCGATCCATCTCAATAATCTCATCTCCTTCGCCCTTCGCTACCGTCACTGGTTTAGCTGCCGCTTTGGGAAGTTCTGCTACTGGAGATCTCTTTTCGGATTGGTTCTGTAGGTTACTCTTTTCACTATCAGCGGAGGTGTTATTTGAATCCTCGTCTGTTACAGATTGTATAGCTGGATTGTCCTGCTTTTGTGCAATATACTTAAGCACATCGTCTTTGGTTACCCGACCTTCGGCTCCACTTCCGCTTAACTGATCAAGCTCTTCGAAAGAAATTCCTTCCTCTTGTGCAATACTCCGCACTAATGGCGAGTAAAAACGATCTGAGCTATCCGCTTGTGGTTTTGGCTCAGAATTCGAAGGCGCTGTAGAAGATTCTTCGACCGTCTCTAAATCTGTCAAACCGGGTACATCCTTTACTTCAACCGGGATATCATCTTCATGATTTGTGGAGTGTGACTCGGAATTTTGTTCTTGCTCATCACCTTGACCACTGCTTTCGATTAGGCCAATGACGTCTCCTACCTGTACCACATCACCTTCCTGGAATAGGCGTTCTTTGAGCACGCCCTGTACTGGCGAAGGGACATCTGAATCTACTTTGTCTGTAGCCACTTCCAATACAGACTCGTCTTCCTGAATAGAATCTCCAATTTCCTTTAACCAGTTGGTCACGGTTGCTTCCGTAACACTTTCACCCATTTTTGGAAGAGTAAGTTTATGTAGTGCCATTGTGTACTTTTTTGAAGTGATCTACGAATATAGTCAATATCGGCTAAAAGAAGAATAACTCAAAATATAATATTTTACTTCCAACAAAAAACAAAATATTATTCTATGCTGAGCGCAGCGCGCAGCTGGTGCCACAATAATAGAAAGCTGTGTGTAGTTGCCCGCTCAATATTGATGTTACGATCATTATGGAAATGAAACTGCTGCGTATATACTTTGGTTTTAGTAGCCAATGCAATCCATATGGTACCTACCGGCGTATCCTCACTGCCGCCATCCGGGCCGGCAAAGCCGCTCGTTGCCAGTGCAAAATCTACATCAAATATCTTTATCGCCCCGGTAGCCATAGCACTAACGACCTGCTCACTTACTGCGCCGAATTCTTCTAAATCCTGCTCGCTGACACCTAGTAGTTTATTTTTTATTTCGTTGGTATAAGACACTACTGATCCCTTGAATACATCGCCCGCTCCTGGTATGGCAGTAATACGACTAGCAATCATACCGCCCGTGCAGCTTTCTGCTGTGGCTAAGGTATATCCGTTGGAGTTCATAAGCGGAAGTATGGCTCCTTCTAAATCCATATCGCCAAAAGATACAAAATGATCGTTGACACGTTCTTTAATTCTGGTCGCGAATACTTCCATTTCGGCACGTAATGCATTGGCATCCATACTCGTGCCAGTAAGGCGAAGCCGCACAATCCCCAACTTAGGCAGGTAGGCCAATCGAATGTGTTTGGGTAAGTCGGATTCAATATCCTTGATTGATTCTGCTACGTAAGACTCTCCTAAACCGGCAGTCAGAATATACATATTGACGATATGACCTTGGTTTGCAATGCGCGCTAGCCTGGGCAATACTTGTACGGACATGATGTGTTTCATTTCAAACGGTACGCCCGGCATGAAGGCAAATGATTTCCCTTCATAATCGTACCATAAACCGGGCGCAGTACCCAGCTCATTGAATAATACGTCACCACCTTCGAATACATCTGCTTGCATCTCATTGATGGCGAGCATTTCTCGTTTGCGCTGTTCGAATATTGCCTTAACATGTGCTAAGACTTGTTCATCGCGTACCAGTTGGGTACCAAAATACTCCGCCGCAGTATGTTTGGTAATATCATCTTTGGTAGGACCTAAACCCCCTGTTACTAAAATAACATCAGCTCGTTGCTTTGCTTGGTCGAATGCTTCCACTATGGCTTCTTCGCGATCGGCGATCGTGGTAATCTGCACAACACCCAAATTTAAAAGTAATAATTGTTGTGCTATCCACGCAGAATTCGAATCAATGATCTGGCCTTGGAGAATCTCGTCACCTATCGTAATGATTTCTATCTTAGTTGCCATAGGAAGGGGATTAAATGCTAAAAAATGTAATGACTTTGTCGTTTCATCAACTTCAGATCTTGCAGTATGGCGGCCTTTGCCCGTATGGTTACATTATAACTCTGAAACTGGCCTATAGGAACCCAGGAGAACGACATCTCCCAACAGTGTAGATCACGGTATACGCTAAACTGGGGTATAACGACCTGCATCTGCCCAAAATCGTATCCACCGTTGAATTGTACCTTCCACTTAGGGGTAACGTTGAAATCACCGTGCAATTGTACAGTACTTGTAATATTGCTACCCATCCGTAACTCTTGGGTATTAAAGACGCTATTATAGTTAAAACTAAATGAGCCAGATAAATTCCAAGGAATATTAAAATCTACAAAAGCATTGGGATCCCGACTCACCCGCGCCAAAGCATCAGCTTGCTGTTGGGTCATGCCAGGCATATTATTACGCAGTGAATCAATATTGTCATTTCGACTTTGAGAGGCATCTGGGTTGAAGCTGTAATCGAAAGATAAACCGAAATTAGTAAGACGTGCTAAACTTCCCTCACGTAACGCAAACCTATTTATGCGTGCCCCTGTCACCCTGTCGTACGTATAGGGATCAAAAGACCCATTGAAATTGAGATTAATCTTTTCGTTGAATAATGTGGTACGACCCGAAAAACTAATTTGAGAGAGCTTCAAGGAATCGGCAGCGACGTTATAGTTACCACTAAAAGTAAGTCCTTGAAGGATTGGAATCTTCTTAATACCGGATCCTGTGGTGTCCTTATCTGACCGGATTTTTGCTTCGATATTATTATCTACCGAAAAGCCTATCCCCATCGAACGTCCGGGGGCTGGACCACCGAAGATAGCACCTTCAAAAATAGAGTACTGTGTAAGCTGTCCCTGAGGATTAATATAGTCCCGATAGTAGCCGTAGCTCGGATCACTAAAATCAGGCCGGTAATTTAGGTTGATCGATGGTGTTACTACATGACGTATCGCTTCTATCTTACCAATCTTTGGGTACTGACCATAAACTTTCGTAGAAAGACCAGTAGACATAGAGTAATCGTAAGCACGACGAAAGCCCTGCACTGTATCCCTTACATCCCGATATCCAATTGGATCATTCTCTCGGAAGTTTCGAATACTTTGCAAATACCATCGTTCTGTGTAATTAACAGCGGTGTTAAACTGGAAATGCTTCATCACCTGCAGGGAGAGTGCTATCGGAATAGTGTGCTGAATACCATTGGTAAAATTGCTTAATGTTTCTTTCCGAAACAATAAAGAATCTACTGTAGTAAGTTTGTTTGTACCCTGTACGCTATACCCTACCGTGATACGCTCATACCATTTTTGCTGACCGACACCATCGCCAAATTTGAAAGGATTAAACGTAGAAACGTTTAGGCTAAAAGTAGGCAACTCTAAATCGATCTCTCCAGTCGCTATATTTTGACGGTGACCTAAGGTCGAAGTAAAATTGACTTTCCCATCGGCAAAGACGCGGCCATAACTCACGTTGGAAGACATATTATTCTGCGTCAATTGACGAAAATCATTTGTACCATTTGCTGCGGTATTCCGGAAGTACGAACTCGTACCAAAATTTACCGATGCAGAAAATGAAGTTCCGGGATTCGCCTCTTGGCGTTGTGTATGATTCCAGGTTACGTTGAAATCCTGTGCCCGATTGTAGCTATCTGTACCTTCTATACCTGTTGGCGTAGAACCGTACCGTAGGTTGAACCCACCGTTAAATTTATAATTTACGACATATTGCGTGCGCATGGACGCTTCAAAAGCACCTCTGGAATAAATATTTGTTCGAAACTCGGTATCCCAATAG is a window from the Sphingobacterium sp. lm-10 genome containing:
- a CDS encoding dihydrolipoamide acetyltransferase family protein, which produces MALHKLTLPKMGESVTEATVTNWLKEIGDSIQEDESVLEVATDKVDSDVPSPVQGVLKERLFQEGDVVQVGDVIGLIESSGQGDEQEQNSESHSTNHEDDIPVEVKDVPGLTDLETVEESSTAPSNSEPKPQADSSDRFYSPLVRSIAQEEGISFEELDQLSGSGAEGRVTKDDVLKYIAQKQDNPAIQSVTDEDSNNTSADSEKSNLQNQSEKRSPVAELPKAAAKPVTVAKGEGDEIIEMDRMRRLIADHMVSSVHTSPHVFSAVEADVTNLVNWRNRIKEGFKKREGENITFTPLIIEAISKALKDFPMINVSADGYQIIRRKHINIGMATALPNGNLIVPVIKNADQLSLVGISHAVNDLAQRARNNKLKPDDTQGGTFTFTNIGAFGNIFGMPIINQPQAAILAVGTIKKKPAVIETADGDLIGIRHFMYITMSYDHRVIDGALGGTFIKRVADYLENWDLDRTV
- a CDS encoding MATE family efflux transporter; the protein is MFASIRKDKAFYISTIALAAPIVVSQLGHTMVHTADTIIVGQFAGRIPLAAVSLVHAVFMVVLVIGLGIAYGITPLIAQYNGKSDYKECAKLLSNSIWLNVLTGILLFCAVYWGSMYAMQHTDQDPLVVETAKPYLFILGLSILPLMIFNAFKQFTEGLGFTKQAMNITIWGNVLNIIIALVLVRGMFGFPEMGIRGVGIATLVDRILMMIVMAAYVLKSKNFKRYLLDFSIRFIDRTRIKSIFKIGAPVAMQYVFEIGAFATAALIAGKIGALEQAAHQVAITLAAMTYMMASGLASAATIKTGNSFGTANFQRLQKFATVSYRLVLVFMIFWALIFALFNQYLPIVITQDSEVIAIAASLLIIAGMFQLFDGTQVVGLGVLRGMGDVNVPTAITFIAYWIVGVPSAYVMGLVFGWGIQGVWYGLTLGLLTSTALLYWRYKTIIRQKMQSTVRLQTHGA
- a CDS encoding twin-arginine translocase TatA/TatE family subunit, with the translated sequence MTLAFLNIGTQEMMLIIIVILFLFGGKKLPELARGLGRGIREFKDASEGIKRELSDQINNFEKDLDVEVEEPKKLPASTTTATASSMSEQMRAHAEPKQESTLPKFAPPAGTHQHNPSTKIADVPLATPTTDEPSESKEA
- a CDS encoding competence/damage-inducible protein A, yielding MATKIEIITIGDEILQGQIIDSNSAWIAQQLLLLNLGVVQITTIADREEAIVEAFDQAKQRADVILVTGGLGPTKDDITKHTAAEYFGTQLVRDEQVLAHVKAIFEQRKREMLAINEMQADVFEGGDVLFNELGTAPGLWYDYEGKSFAFMPGVPFEMKHIMSVQVLPRLARIANQGHIVNMYILTAGLGESYVAESIKDIESDLPKHIRLAYLPKLGIVRLRLTGTSMDANALRAEMEVFATRIKERVNDHFVSFGDMDLEGAILPLMNSNGYTLATAESCTGGMIASRITAIPGAGDVFKGSVVSYTNEIKNKLLGVSEQDLEEFGAVSEQVVSAMATGAIKIFDVDFALATSGFAGPDGGSEDTPVGTIWIALATKTKVYTQQFHFHNDRNINIERATTHSFLLLWHQLRAALSIE
- a CDS encoding putative LPS assembly protein LptD, whose translation is MLILLFVNVLLAGAQNLRPAQDTIPLRDSSLVDTLQTDTIQNDYKEVTGQDTVVMKSSESDLETVVTIVANDSSVNEVSLNILHLYGGAKVKYQDFELAADYIRLDRNTNVLFASGITDHNGKYAGRPVVIMPGEGPIAVDSLIYNYKTQIPKTYGVMTEVDGAFIQAKVVRRNIYEEMSLFDGLYSTCDLPEPHTHFGIKISKGLVVKNQIIAGPSYLVVQNIPLKFVAIPFGFFPKQDKPASGMLFPSFGEDATRGFAMRDLGWYLTFNDYWDTEFRTNIYSRGAFEASMRTQYVVNYKFNGGFNLRYGSTPTGIEGTDSYNRAQDFNVTWNHTQRQEANPGTSFSASVNFGTSSYFRNTAANGTNDFRQLTQNNMSSNVSYGRVFADGKVNFTSTLGHRQNIATGEIDLELPTFSLNVSTFNPFKFGDGVGQQKWYERITVGYSVQGTNKLTTVDSLLFRKETLSNFTNGIQHTIPIALSLQVMKHFQFNTAVNYTERWYLQSIRNFRENDPIGYRDVRDTVQGFRRAYDYSMSTGLSTKVYGQYPKIGKIEAIRHVVTPSINLNYRPDFSDPSYGYYRDYINPQGQLTQYSIFEGAIFGGPAPGRSMGIGFSVDNNIEAKIRSDKDTTGSGIKKIPILQGLTFSGNYNVAADSLKLSQISFSGRTTLFNEKINLNFNGSFDPYTYDRVTGARINRFALREGSLARLTNFGLSFDYSFNPDASQSRNDNIDSLRNNMPGMTQQQADALARVSRDPNAFVDFNIPWNLSGSFSFNYNSVFNTQELRMGSNITSTVQLHGDFNVTPKWKVQFNGGYDFGQMQVVIPQFSVYRDLHCWEMSFSWVPIGQFQSYNVTIRAKAAILQDLKLMKRQSHYIF